AGCACCGATGTCCTATACCGGACAATATGTGAAAAAATACCTGTAAAGCTGCAGGGACGGCTCATTTGAAAAATGCGGCTTCCTTTGCTTGCTTTTGATGGGCGCAAGCGGTATAATAACGGAAGTATCATTATCGTTCACCCGTATGTTCTGCGGACAGATTTCATGCTGGCATGAAGATCTGGACACAGGAATATACGTAGGGGGCGCCCTGTGATGAGCAAAAGTAAGCTGCAACGCAGCGGGGAGCATCGAAGATGCGGTTTTGCGAATGGCGCGTGTGAACGATAATGAAGGTCATACGTGAGGTGCAGACAAGTGGCAGAGGTTTTCACAGACAGACACCAGGAAGTCATGGTCATAACGATGGCACGCAGGGAAGCCAACAATGCGTTGAGCGAGGCGTTTATGGCCGAGATTACAGTGGCCTTTGATCAGGCGGAGGCAGATCCTGCGGTGAAGGCAGTGGTGCTTACCGGTTCCGACCGGGTTTTCTGCATGGGGGCAGACATCGAAGAGATGCTGCCGCTGACCGGTGCGGAGGCGCTTCGGTGGGGCAGACTGGGCACAGACCTGAATCTGAAGATCGAGCGGTTTTCCAAGCCCGTGGTGGCGGCGGTGAACGGCATGGCGCTGGGCGGCGGCAATGAGCTGGCCATGGCCTGTCATGGAAGGATCGCATCCCGGAGAGCCCGTTTCGG
Above is a window of Oscillospiraceae bacterium NTUH-002-81 DNA encoding:
- a CDS encoding enoyl-CoA hydratase/isomerase family protein, whose translation is MARREANNALSEAFMAEITVAFDQAEADPAVKAVVLTGSDRVFCMGADIEEMLPLTGAEALRWGRLGTDLNLKIERFSKPVVAAVNGMALGGGNELAMACHGRIASRRARFGQPECTLGITPGAGATVRLPRLVGPGWAKQLLFTGEMINAQMAQKIHLIDRVTQPESLLEEAVQWAREMAAPPVCEYKEDK